In Kiloniellales bacterium, the genomic stretch GATGAATCGCTCGGCCAGGCGCCGGGCGTTCTCCGCGTCGGCCGGATCGGTGACGTAACCGCGCAGGATGATGGCACCGTCGATCGAAACGGCCTCGACCGAGCCGCTCGAGACGAAGGCCGACAAGGTGTCGTTCAGCCGGCTGACGTTGTGGACCACCTCAACCTTCAGGCTGGCGATCAGGCGATCGTTGCGGTCGACGGCATAGAGCGTCGTTTCGCCCGTCTTCTTGCCGAAGATGTAGACCAACCGCGGCGACTTGACCGCGACATCCGCGATCCCGGGATTGGCGATGAAGACCGAGTTGGCCGCGGCGCTCAGCTTGATCAGGCGGCCTTCGCTGATCTCGACCTGAATGGGCTGTTCAGCGCCAGAATTGGCCGACGCGGCGCCCAAAGCATCGTCGACGTTGCCGACGAGGGCGAAGGCGATAAAGCCGAGCGCGGCGAGTCCGCGCCTGCAGTTCCGGAGGGAAATCATTTCGACACCTGCTCTTCCTGCTTGCTGCTGCCACGGACTACCGAGACACCGGACCCGGCGATGCCCTTCAGGACGCTCGCCTCGAAGTCCCGCGTGGCTGTGCGGCCGCGCGTGGCAACCGGCTCTGCCAGGGCCTCTCCGGAGTTGACGATGCGCCTAAGCTCGGCTTCGTCCTTGGCCAAGCTCCTCAAGCTCAGCGAGAGACGGCCGATCGTATCGGCGACCGCCAGAATCTCGGCCTGCTTGGGAGAGACTTCGAAGGTCACGGTCTTGCCGACCCGCGGCTGCCCGGTCTGGTCCTCCAAGGTCTGGTCGATCGCCAGAACCCGAAGGTTCTTGAGGACGGTCTCACTGACCTGTTGTTTGACGCCGTTGGCGTCGATCGTGTGGGTCATGATCAGATCGACCCGGTCTCCGGGAAACACCAGACCGGCGATGCTCGAAGTGGCGTTGACCTTAATGGAGTAGGCGCGGAAGCCGGGTTTCAGCACCGCGGCCAGAAAACCTCGGTCTCCAGGCGTGATCATCTGCCCCTTGACGATCGGCGCTCCGCTTATAATGCTCCGGCGAACCACGGCGCCGTAGAGGCTCTGACTGTCGAACTGCCCTTGGACGAGATAGTTGTCGGGCAGATTGTCGTCGGGCCAGGTTTGCCATCGGAGGTGCTGCTCGGTGACGAACATGCCGATCGGCAGATCGGCCCTCGCAACCAATACCTTGGTTTGCTTCTTTTCCTCCTTGACGACGACCTTCGGCGCGGCTCGCTGCGAGGCGAGCCAACTGCGGGCGACGAACATCGTCCCCACAGTGAGCAGCAAGGCGGCCGCGACAAGCATGATGCTACGTGCTGACATGACTGACCGTTCTCCTTAACGGGCCGTTGACGCTTACAGTAACCCTAGAACGGTAAAGGCCACGTAAAGGCCGCCCGCACCGATTGACACACCGTAAGGCATTGGTTTTCTGGCGAAATCTGGATCCGCCTGAGTGAAGGGGATCATGCCCAGACTGGGTGCGCGCTGTGCCCGGTGCCGCAGCCATAGCGCGATCGCCATGAGGCCACCCGCCAAGGCGGTAAGGATAAGAAAACCGGCGACGTGGTCGGCTCCGGCCCAGAGCCCGACCGCCGCCACGAGCTTCGCGTCGCCGCCGGCGGTCCACCCTCGCAGATAGATCAAGAAGCCGAGCGCGAAGAGAACGCCGGAAACCAGAATGGCGATCCACCACTGCACGGGATCGGGCGCAGTGAGCACGTGTGCCGGATAGAGGAGGACGATCGACAGGCAGTAGCGATTCGGGATCACCATGCGCCGCGCATCCTCGATGGCGGAGGCCACAACCAGTATCATGAAGCCCAACGCGACCGCGGTGTGAAGCGCCGGGAGAGAGGCTTCAAGCATCGTCCTCGTCCACGACTAGTCGGCAGCGCGCCCCTTCATCTGGGCAAGGAGCCGGCTGACCGGGACGCGTCGTGAGCTTCGCGTCTAAAGGTTACAAATCCCTCTCTGCCAAAGGTTTTGACGCAAAAAAGGGGCCGGAGCGTTTGCCGCTCCGGCCCCTTTTCTTACTGGTCCGATGGTGACCCCGGGCCGTTTCCGGCCTCCAGGGGTCACGCCACCCTGGTTACGGGGCGGGCATCGCCTCCTCAAGCTGGGAGTCGACCACCGAGAACATGCTCGACAGCGACGTGCCCATGCCCTGCAGCGCGGCAATGGCGGCAACGGAAACCAGAGCGGCGATCAGGCCATACTCGATGGCCGTGGCGCCCGACTCGTCCTTCAGAAAGGACACGAAAGACTTTTGCATGGTTGCAACCTCCAATAAGGGCCTAACTGCGCGCATTATCACGCCAATTTATTTAACAATCTGTGAAAATCGGTCGAATATTCGACAAATAGCGAAAAATTACTTGATTATTTTGGAGTTATGATTAATAAACACTTAAATCAGAGCCTACGGAGCAAGCAACCTCCTCTGGTGGATACTCCAGATACGGCACCGCAAGCGGTAAGCGGTACTTTTAATACATGGGATTTATTGTCCGCTCTTCACGCGAGAGTTTGAAAAGATTTTGTAATATCGTCCGAGTATAAGCCGCCACTGCCCTGCAAGGCGCCGATGGTGGACCGACCTCGGCGATATGGAACGCCTCGTTCTTGAGACGCCAGGATCCTCAGACGGCCAAATTCTCGGGACGGAACCTCTTGGGTCATCCATTGATCATGCCGTGACTCGCTTCAGAGCGCTTATCCGTCCATGATCGCAAATCCAGGGCCGGTCCCTGGATCGGAACAGAGGCATCGAAAGTAAGCGAGCACCAGGAAAGATGACGCAGAGCGACCCCGCCGCCCGGGCCGCCGCCCTGCCCTGCTGGTCCGGGCCGGTCGAGCCCGAGCCCTTGGAAGGGGGCATCACCAACCTGAACTTCACGGTGCGCGACCGGGGCCGAGGCTACTTCGTGCGGATCGGCGACG encodes the following:
- the cpaB gene encoding Flp pilus assembly protein CpaB, whose product is MLVAAALLLTVGTMFVARSWLASQRAAPKVVVKEEKKQTKVLVARADLPIGMFVTEQHLRWQTWPDDNLPDNYLVQGQFDSQSLYGAVVRRSIISGAPIVKGQMITPGDRGFLAAVLKPGFRAYSIKVNATSSIAGLVFPGDRVDLIMTHTIDANGVKQQVSETVLKNLRVLAIDQTLEDQTGQPRVGKTVTFEVSPKQAEILAVADTIGRLSLSLRSLAKDEAELRRIVNSGEALAEPVATRGRTATRDFEASVLKGIAGSGVSVVRGSSKQEEQVSK
- a CDS encoding prepilin peptidase, whose product is MLEASLPALHTAVALGFMILVVASAIEDARRMVIPNRYCLSIVLLYPAHVLTAPDPVQWWIAILVSGVLFALGFLIYLRGWTAGGDAKLVAAVGLWAGADHVAGFLILTALAGGLMAIALWLRHRAQRAPSLGMIPFTQADPDFARKPMPYGVSIGAGGLYVAFTVLGLL
- a CDS encoding Flp family type IVb pilin, which gives rise to MQKSFVSFLKDESGATAIEYGLIAALVSVAAIAALQGMGTSLSSMFSVVDSQLEEAMPAP